One genomic segment of Desulfotomaculum sp. includes these proteins:
- a CDS encoding ISAzo13 family transposase — translation RPLESHEVIVNLIANTTTTTGLKVQGQLDTNPYPAGIKVSDTELAAVQLERSDFHGDWNYVIRPHS, via the coding sequence CGACCGCTGGAGAGCCATGAGGTCATCGTCAACCTCATCGCCAACACCACAACCACTACGGGTCTAAAGGTTCAGGGCCAACTTGACACCAATCCGTACCCGGCCGGCATTAAGGTATCAGACACCGAACTGGCTGCTGTCCAACTGGAGCGCTCGGACTTTCATGGTGATTGGAATTATGTCATCCGGCCACATAGTTGA